A region from the Desulfitobacterium dehalogenans ATCC 51507 genome encodes:
- a CDS encoding MarR family winged helix-turn-helix transcriptional regulator — MKSMVFENEIWDFLRTITEGMANAFRPIVEEHGLTLMQTRILVEVKDGGPHTIGSLGGIIGLTSGNASSMCKKLETAGFLRRIRTPEDERFVKLTLTQHGEDTVYRIEEALERRYGAFLEHKGEKEYQRFIECMDNVKAFMQEMYRFDPK; from the coding sequence ATGAAAAGCATGGTATTTGAGAATGAAATCTGGGATTTCTTAAGGACGATAACCGAAGGTATGGCCAATGCATTCCGCCCCATTGTTGAGGAACACGGCTTGACCTTAATGCAGACGCGAATCTTAGTGGAAGTTAAGGACGGAGGACCTCACACTATAGGGAGTCTGGGAGGAATCATTGGCCTTACCAGCGGGAATGCCTCCTCAATGTGCAAGAAATTGGAGACTGCAGGATTTCTAAGACGGATTCGTACTCCTGAGGACGAACGATTTGTAAAACTTACCCTTACACAGCACGGGGAAGACACGGTTTATAGGATAGAGGAGGCTCTTGAACGGCGTTACGGTGCTTTTTTGGAACATAAGGGCGAAAAGGAATACCAACGATTTATTGAGTGCATGGACAATGTGAAAGCCTTTATGCAAGAGATGTATCGATTTGATCCGAAGTAG
- a CDS encoding 4Fe-4S dicluster domain-containing protein, protein MLKGNELINRRDFFGTVFNDICKLTMTAVRTTAPKKKLIRPPGAIEEIAFLAGCQRCGKCSLVCEDKSIHIAGPDEGVLVGTPYLVPDEQPCTFCLRCIEVCPSGVLENRESIQSYAIGVAKINQDLCLAYHEQLCSSCLYTCPTGIKAIELRDFRYPLIRTEYCIGCGRCIKACIAEGSAITVIPC, encoded by the coding sequence TTGCTTAAGGGAAATGAACTCATCAATCGTAGAGATTTCTTTGGGACCGTGTTCAACGATATCTGCAAGCTGACAATGACAGCAGTCAGGACCACGGCCCCAAAGAAGAAACTCATAAGACCTCCTGGAGCTATAGAGGAAATCGCTTTTCTGGCTGGGTGTCAGCGCTGTGGGAAATGCAGCTTGGTTTGTGAAGATAAGTCTATTCACATAGCCGGGCCGGATGAAGGGGTTTTAGTAGGGACTCCCTACCTTGTCCCTGACGAACAGCCTTGCACATTCTGTCTGAGATGTATTGAAGTGTGTCCAAGTGGGGTCCTTGAGAACCGGGAGTCAATTCAATCCTATGCCATAGGGGTGGCAAAGATTAACCAGGATCTTTGCCTGGCTTATCATGAACAGCTTTGCAGCTCTTGCCTTTACACTTGTCCAACGGGAATAAAGGCCATCGAATTAAGAGACTTTCGCTATCCATTAATCCGGACGGAATACTGCATTGGCTGCGGCCGATGTATCAAGGCATGTATCGCGGAAGGTTCTGCAATCACTGTGATACCATGCTGA
- a CDS encoding cytochrome c biogenesis protein ResB — MKRLWAILTSMKLGVVLLVLFTGVSMIGTFVPQESFAPEQAAQISPLWQTLGVTHLYSSVLYRIIVALVVINLLSCTIKRIPKIVQIYRHIPEHKTAAQIQGAAIRTKIELTQSPDDFQRKLVTKLDSKHYRHDFQETSKEILGWADKNRLGVWGSVLVHSSFIILVIGVVLGHWGFMGYFMSAEGTHLKMQDITLEKGTLQSDWEIEVHSAEEKFDAQGVRENWYTDMSISQGGKELVHKTVSVNSPLTYEGITFYQTFFEYGASFEATLRGEKTLFSLAEVGQSYFQATGTTLYLIIERLKMNDGHLTVDYQVLSPEREGPVQKGTIRQGEQISIQGVYDIVFTGPTNFTGLVVKKDPGVPLIWLGCGMLFLGLVLSFYLKPQTLWFALTTQGVRKGYRGSLVITLWSGGGSEHAQELLEEFKAEVEKEPKPRKIHGLLEEVEGFEG, encoded by the coding sequence ATGAAGCGTTTATGGGCAATTTTGACTTCCATGAAACTTGGTGTCGTTTTACTGGTTTTATTTACTGGAGTCTCCATGATTGGAACGTTTGTACCCCAAGAATCCTTTGCACCTGAACAAGCGGCTCAGATCTCGCCTTTGTGGCAAACTCTTGGCGTGACACATCTTTATAGTAGTGTTTTGTATCGTATCATTGTAGCCTTAGTTGTCATTAATCTTTTGTCATGCACCATAAAACGAATTCCCAAGATCGTACAGATTTATCGTCATATTCCCGAACATAAAACAGCGGCTCAAATCCAGGGAGCAGCCATTAGGACAAAGATTGAATTGACGCAAAGTCCGGACGATTTCCAACGTAAGTTAGTGACAAAGTTGGATAGTAAGCATTATCGTCATGATTTCCAAGAGACTTCTAAAGAAATCCTAGGATGGGCCGATAAAAATCGTCTTGGGGTATGGGGGTCTGTACTGGTTCACAGCAGCTTTATTATTCTGGTTATTGGAGTGGTCTTGGGACATTGGGGTTTTATGGGGTATTTTATGTCGGCTGAGGGCACACACCTGAAGATGCAGGATATCACTCTGGAAAAAGGAACCTTGCAAAGCGACTGGGAAATCGAGGTTCATAGTGCCGAAGAAAAGTTTGATGCACAAGGCGTTCGCGAGAATTGGTATACCGACATGAGTATATCCCAGGGTGGTAAAGAACTGGTTCATAAGACGGTGAGTGTGAATTCGCCTTTGACCTATGAAGGGATCACCTTTTACCAGACTTTTTTCGAATATGGAGCATCCTTTGAGGCAACTCTGCGGGGGGAGAAGACCCTCTTTTCCTTGGCAGAAGTTGGACAGAGCTATTTTCAGGCCACGGGTACTACTTTGTACCTGATTATCGAACGCTTGAAAATGAACGATGGACATTTAACTGTGGACTACCAGGTTTTGAGTCCGGAAAGGGAGGGACCTGTTCAAAAGGGGACGATACGTCAGGGAGAGCAGATCAGTATCCAAGGGGTTTATGATATCGTCTTTACAGGCCCCACTAATTTTACGGGTCTCGTGGTTAAAAAGGATCCAGGGGTTCCGCTTATCTGGTTAGGCTGTGGAATGCTGTTCCTCGGTCTCGTGCTCTCTTTCTATTTGAAACCTCAGACTTTATGGTTTGCCCTGACTACTCAAGGGGTACGGAAGGGGTATCGAGGAAGCTTGGTGATAACCCTCTGGAGTGGAGGAGGCTCAGAGCATGCTCAGGAGTTGTTGGAAGAATTTAAGGCTGAGGTGGAGAAAGAACCCAAACCCAGGAAAATACATGGTTTACTCGAAGAAGTGGAGGGATTTGAAGGATGA
- a CDS encoding chaperone NapD, giving the protein MVISSLIVKCLHGFEDILPIQLKEVEGVSVEGVINGDIILVLESELVNDAVRVIESGIGSLPGVTGVYPVYIAMDTDFPAKGV; this is encoded by the coding sequence ATGGTGATATCAAGCTTAATAGTAAAATGCTTACATGGTTTTGAAGATATTCTTCCAATTCAGTTAAAAGAAGTGGAAGGAGTCTCTGTGGAAGGAGTCATTAATGGGGATATCATCCTTGTCCTAGAAAGTGAGTTGGTCAACGATGCCGTTCGGGTGATCGAAAGCGGGATTGGTTCATTGCCAGGAGTCACTGGAGTCTATCCGGTTTATATAGCTATGGATACGGATTTCCCTGCGAAGGGGGTGTGA
- a CDS encoding molybdopterin-dependent oxidoreductase — protein MEFSRRNFLKTCAVSAAMMTVGCTNQTKTIQVDQVEPKPGAPKQTDAEKWVKSVCRYCGTGCGVLIGVKDGKVIAVKGDPDNEGNKGLLCAKGYYLPQVITHSERVTKPLIRKNGKLEPGTWDEAMKLITSKFKESIEKNGPDSVAFYGSGQQLAEEGYVANKLFKGAIGTNNIDGNPRLCMASAVGGFTTTFGADEPMGCLEDFEHADVFFIIGSNIAEAHPVLFARLTDKKKKDPETKIIIADPRRHRSHEIADISLQFIPGTDMALLHAMAYVIVAEGMADEEFIAKHTSFSDGKEAINFENYKEFLKEFTPEKAEKVTGLTADQIREVARLFGEKGKNTMSMWTMGINQRVAGVWANNLIHNLHLITGKICKPGSTPFSLTGQPSACGSVRETGALSHLLPGHRVIANEKHRKEIAELWGVPADRISPQVGLHTMELFKACGDGRVKCLYVMCTNPAHSLPNVNAYREGFEKVFMVVAEVFHPTATTKYADVVLPAAFWCEKEGVYGNTDRRTQHLAKAINPPGEAKPDLDILLDLARRLGYGDLFPFKTPEDVWNEYLKCTTGTHMELATYPALRDAHGIQWPLKGHQGSKGAVRRYVAPEDPYVKEGIDFYSAKDHRAVIFARPYLGPAEVVDKEYPYYLTTGRILEHWHTLTMTGKCPTLMRAVPKQYVELNPQDATELGIKEGDMVRLVSRRGKVELPTKVGKPGEPRPGLLFALWFEPDPLVNAVTIDAVDAASKEPEFKICAVKIEKV, from the coding sequence ATGGAGTTTAGCAGAAGAAATTTTCTCAAAACCTGTGCAGTTTCTGCGGCAATGATGACAGTAGGATGTACGAATCAAACAAAGACGATTCAAGTTGACCAAGTGGAACCAAAACCCGGTGCTCCCAAGCAAACCGATGCGGAAAAGTGGGTTAAATCCGTATGCAGATATTGCGGAACCGGTTGCGGAGTGCTGATCGGTGTAAAAGATGGCAAAGTAATCGCCGTTAAAGGGGATCCCGATAATGAAGGGAATAAAGGCTTGCTTTGTGCCAAAGGTTATTATTTGCCACAGGTCATTACCCATAGCGAACGTGTTACTAAGCCATTGATACGTAAAAATGGCAAATTGGAACCCGGTACTTGGGACGAAGCCATGAAACTGATTACTTCAAAGTTCAAAGAATCCATTGAAAAAAATGGCCCGGATTCTGTGGCCTTCTATGGTTCCGGGCAGCAATTGGCGGAAGAAGGTTATGTGGCGAATAAACTCTTCAAGGGAGCAATCGGTACCAATAACATTGATGGGAATCCGCGGCTTTGTATGGCCAGCGCGGTAGGTGGCTTTACAACCACTTTTGGAGCCGATGAGCCCATGGGATGTCTGGAGGATTTTGAACATGCTGATGTGTTCTTTATCATTGGTTCCAATATTGCGGAAGCACATCCTGTTCTGTTTGCCAGACTGACGGACAAAAAGAAAAAAGATCCTGAGACCAAGATTATTATCGCCGATCCGCGGCGTCATCGCTCCCATGAAATTGCCGATATTTCTCTGCAGTTTATACCGGGAACCGATATGGCTCTTCTGCACGCTATGGCTTATGTTATCGTCGCAGAAGGGATGGCGGACGAGGAGTTCATTGCGAAGCATACAAGTTTCTCAGATGGTAAAGAAGCTATAAATTTTGAGAACTATAAGGAGTTTCTTAAGGAATTTACACCGGAGAAAGCTGAAAAAGTGACAGGTCTGACCGCTGACCAAATCCGGGAGGTTGCACGCCTATTCGGCGAAAAAGGCAAGAACACGATGTCAATGTGGACGATGGGTATCAATCAGCGTGTAGCCGGTGTCTGGGCAAATAATCTTATTCATAATTTGCATCTGATCACCGGGAAAATCTGCAAACCTGGTTCAACTCCTTTCTCTTTGACCGGTCAGCCCAGTGCTTGCGGAAGTGTTCGAGAAACTGGAGCATTATCTCATTTACTCCCCGGGCATCGTGTCATTGCTAACGAGAAACATAGAAAAGAAATAGCCGAGCTATGGGGCGTACCGGCTGATCGGATTAGTCCCCAGGTCGGTCTACATACCATGGAATTGTTTAAGGCCTGCGGGGATGGCAGAGTGAAGTGTCTCTATGTTATGTGTACTAACCCGGCACACTCCTTACCGAATGTCAATGCCTATCGGGAAGGGTTTGAAAAGGTCTTTATGGTTGTTGCAGAGGTTTTCCACCCGACAGCTACTACGAAGTATGCAGATGTGGTTCTTCCTGCAGCTTTCTGGTGTGAGAAAGAAGGTGTGTACGGTAACACGGACCGCCGTACCCAACACTTGGCTAAAGCCATCAATCCTCCCGGTGAGGCCAAGCCTGATTTGGATATTCTTCTCGACCTTGCTCGCCGTCTGGGTTACGGTGATCTTTTCCCTTTCAAAACTCCCGAAGATGTCTGGAACGAATATCTTAAATGTACAACAGGAACTCATATGGAGCTTGCCACTTATCCGGCCCTTCGAGATGCCCATGGTATTCAGTGGCCGTTAAAGGGACATCAGGGGAGTAAAGGGGCCGTGCGTCGTTATGTGGCTCCCGAAGACCCTTATGTCAAAGAAGGAATTGATTTTTACTCCGCAAAGGATCATAGGGCAGTTATTTTTGCAAGACCGTATCTGGGTCCTGCGGAAGTAGTGGATAAGGAATACCCGTATTATTTAACGACCGGCCGGATTCTTGAACACTGGCATACCTTGACCATGACAGGTAAATGTCCCACCTTAATGCGGGCGGTGCCCAAACAATATGTGGAATTGAATCCTCAAGACGCAACTGAATTAGGAATTAAAGAGGGAGATATGGTCCGACTGGTATCCCGTAGAGGAAAAGTTGAATTACCGACCAAAGTTGGCAAGCCTGGCGAACCACGACCTGGTCTGCTCTTTGCTCTTTGGTTTGAACCGGACCCCTTGGTGAATGCTGTAACTATTGATGCTGTAGATGCCGCTTCAAAAGAGCCTGAATTCAAGATTTGTGCTGTTAAAATAGAAAAAGTCTAA
- the ccsB gene encoding c-type cytochrome biogenesis protein CcsB yields MSLQNLEPIAFYMAFAGYFLAMIFYVLLLPLKNNRLGQLARYTAILGLVGNTIAILLRMGIAGRPPLANGYEFVLVFAWGIIAVYLWVESRYKAPVIGAFILPLAFFLLAFVVLFMSNNERVLTNIQPALRSNWLTFHVLTAMIGYGALAISFGVGVLYLIKQRWLDKGTHTNLSTRTPDLGRLDLIGYKMIMLGFPMLTLCIITGAIWANIAWGSYWSWDPKETWSLITWMIYAVYLHVRLMHGWKGKRTAWVAVIGFLAVLFTFFGVNYFVISLHSYA; encoded by the coding sequence ATGAGTCTGCAAAATCTTGAGCCTATTGCCTTTTATATGGCCTTTGCCGGATACTTTTTGGCCATGATTTTCTATGTTCTTCTCCTTCCGCTTAAGAACAATAGATTGGGTCAGTTAGCCAGATATACAGCGATACTAGGGTTAGTAGGCAACACTATAGCGATTCTCCTGCGAATGGGAATTGCCGGTCGCCCGCCCTTAGCCAATGGCTACGAATTTGTTTTAGTCTTTGCCTGGGGTATCATCGCCGTGTATCTCTGGGTAGAGTCCCGTTATAAAGCACCTGTTATTGGTGCATTTATTCTCCCTTTGGCTTTTTTCCTTCTGGCCTTTGTCGTACTTTTTATGAGTAATAATGAGCGGGTGTTAACCAATATCCAACCCGCGCTCCGGAGCAATTGGCTGACCTTTCATGTGCTGACTGCCATGATCGGCTATGGAGCTTTGGCGATTTCCTTTGGGGTAGGGGTACTGTACCTGATCAAGCAGCGGTGGCTGGATAAGGGAACCCATACAAACTTATCTACTCGCACCCCTGATTTAGGTCGTCTGGATTTAATCGGCTACAAAATGATCATGCTCGGGTTTCCCATGTTGACCTTATGCATTATTACAGGAGCTATCTGGGCAAATATCGCTTGGGGTTCTTATTGGTCCTGGGATCCGAAGGAGACATGGTCCTTGATCACTTGGATGATCTATGCGGTCTACCTCCATGTCCGGCTTATGCACGGTTGGAAAGGGAAACGTACGGCTTGGGTGGCTGTCATTGGCTTTTTGGCCGTACTGTTCACTTTCTTTGGGGTAAATTACTTTGTAATCAGCTTGCATTCCTATGCATAA
- a CDS encoding response regulator transcription factor, whose amino-acid sequence MKRTYKVLLVDDEESIYKVVEQVLKREAYELLYADNGEGALECFQKENPDLVILDVMLPLIDGYEVCKTIRENSKVPILMLSAKGEIIDKSVGFNLGADDYLVKPFSPVELGLRVKALLRRSFDKEQSAPKVRKTTKISKGDLEINCESHEVFVRGKPVYLTPKEFELLTFMAEHPAQVFTREQLFAHMWRDEYVNDTSTITVFIRKLREKIELDPAKPQYIQTVWGIGYKFSE is encoded by the coding sequence ATGAAGCGCACCTATAAGGTTTTGTTGGTCGACGACGAAGAAAGTATCTATAAAGTTGTCGAGCAAGTCCTAAAGAGGGAAGCTTATGAACTACTTTATGCAGACAATGGAGAAGGGGCCTTGGAATGCTTTCAAAAAGAAAATCCGGATCTAGTGATACTTGATGTGATGCTGCCCTTGATCGATGGCTATGAGGTCTGTAAAACCATAAGAGAAAACAGTAAGGTTCCTATCCTTATGCTTTCAGCTAAAGGGGAGATAATCGACAAAAGTGTGGGATTTAATCTCGGTGCCGATGACTATCTTGTCAAGCCTTTCAGTCCTGTTGAATTAGGGTTGCGCGTTAAGGCTCTTTTGAGACGTTCTTTTGACAAAGAGCAGTCGGCTCCCAAAGTAAGAAAAACCACGAAAATAAGTAAAGGTGATCTGGAAATCAATTGTGAGAGCCACGAAGTCTTTGTTCGCGGCAAGCCTGTGTATTTAACTCCCAAAGAGTTTGAATTGCTTACTTTTATGGCGGAACATCCTGCTCAAGTCTTTACCCGGGAGCAACTCTTTGCTCATATGTGGAGAGACGAGTATGTGAACGACACAAGCACCATTACCGTATTCATTCGCAAGCTCAGAGAAAAGATTGAGCTGGATCCTGCTAAGCCCCAATATATCCAAACCGTATGGGGAATTGGGTATAAGTTTTCCGAGTAG
- the cls gene encoding cardiolipin synthase, with protein MKNLPMLYRVISIALLLLLQIFALVMIIWRFSSYFIYFYTICTSLSIVALLYILNSKSDPAYKIAWVIPILIFPIFGGLFYLLFGRNKLSKRKKREMKAVNEKMNQSLIQNQVIVQELEVQNHRAANLSRYIEKYSYCPVYKNTITEYLPLGEIMHERLLKELRKAEKFIFLEYFIIDEGVMWDSILDILVEKVQQGVDVRVLYDDVGSLFKLPYGYEKKLEEKGIKCSVFNRLIPVLSIHMNNRDHRKIAVIDGKIAFTGGVNLADEYINAYDRLGHWKDTAILIQGEAVWNFTVMFLSLWGYETETNEDYTRYKLPADEAEAHPTDGFVQPFGDSPLDEEPMSENVYHTLIAQAERTIYINTPYLILNNVMLSALCSAAKRSVDVRIVTPYRGDRWFVHSMTRSNYRLLVESGVKIYEYSPGFIHAKSILVDDVHAVVGTINMDYRSLYLHFECGVYLYKTQSILEVKEDYLETLAKCQQITVEDCRAVKWYRRLGRTILRIFAPLM; from the coding sequence ATGAAAAATTTGCCTATGCTTTACCGTGTGATATCTATCGCCTTGCTTCTCCTCCTTCAAATCTTTGCTCTGGTTATGATCATTTGGAGATTCAGCAGTTATTTTATTTATTTCTATACTATTTGTACATCTCTCAGCATTGTCGCCCTGCTTTATATATTGAACAGCAAATCTGACCCCGCTTATAAGATTGCTTGGGTTATCCCCATACTTATCTTCCCTATCTTCGGGGGTCTATTCTATCTTTTGTTTGGCCGCAATAAGTTAAGCAAGCGTAAAAAGCGTGAAATGAAGGCTGTCAACGAAAAAATGAACCAGTCTTTAATACAGAATCAAGTCATCGTTCAGGAGCTTGAAGTACAAAATCATCGCGCAGCTAACCTTTCTCGATATATCGAGAAATATTCCTATTGCCCCGTTTATAAGAATACCATTACAGAATATCTGCCTCTTGGCGAGATAATGCATGAGCGTCTGCTAAAGGAATTGAGAAAGGCTGAGAAGTTTATTTTCTTAGAGTATTTCATTATTGATGAAGGGGTCATGTGGGATTCTATTCTCGATATTTTAGTAGAAAAAGTCCAACAAGGTGTGGATGTTCGAGTCCTTTATGATGATGTGGGCAGTCTCTTTAAGTTGCCCTATGGTTATGAAAAGAAACTGGAGGAGAAAGGAATTAAGTGCAGTGTCTTTAACCGCCTGATTCCTGTTCTCTCTATACACATGAACAATCGAGATCATCGCAAGATTGCCGTGATCGATGGAAAAATAGCCTTTACAGGTGGGGTCAATCTGGCTGATGAATATATTAATGCCTATGACCGGTTAGGCCATTGGAAAGATACCGCCATACTCATCCAAGGTGAGGCCGTCTGGAATTTTACAGTGATGTTCTTATCCTTATGGGGTTATGAGACTGAGACGAATGAAGATTATACCCGATACAAATTACCTGCGGACGAGGCAGAGGCCCACCCAACCGACGGATTTGTCCAGCCCTTTGGAGACAGTCCCTTAGATGAAGAACCTATGAGTGAAAACGTTTACCACACTCTCATCGCTCAAGCAGAACGCACTATCTATATTAACACCCCTTACCTAATCCTGAATAACGTAATGCTTTCGGCCCTCTGCTCTGCTGCCAAACGAAGTGTTGATGTTCGTATCGTGACTCCTTATCGTGGGGATCGCTGGTTTGTTCATTCCATGACCCGTTCGAACTATAGGCTCCTTGTCGAAAGCGGCGTAAAGATCTACGAATATTCACCCGGCTTTATCCATGCCAAATCCATCCTTGTGGACGATGTCCACGCTGTGGTTGGAACCATCAATATGGACTACAGAAGCCTTTACCTGCACTTCGAATGCGGTGTTTATCTCTATAAGACTCAAAGTATCTTGGAAGTAAAGGAAGATTATTTAGAAACTTTGGCAAAATGCCAGCAAATTACCGTAGAGGATTGTCGTGCTGTCAAATGGTACCGTAGATTAGGACGTACGATTCTTCGTATTTTCGCTCCGTTGATGTAG
- a CDS encoding 4Fe-4S binding protein has protein sequence MLKTSWNRCRRIVQVSMILIFLLPLMGIYQVIGTLSSSRILGLTLTDPFAFLEILLASKAVTITFLMSALLIVGIYLFLGKVFCSWICPIGFLIEGVDALKKKWKWLTRIQLKKAVTHEQKQYYWALPFFLVLSLVVGIPIFQTLSPLGILYRTFLFGLGLEAFLILMIILLELAGYRRGWCRTLCPIGVFYALGSRWSPIKVRCDTDKCVQCFKCVKACNYTAESLKSTITSTSEFCVSSLCTRCGRCIDSCSSGALQFSLQPVADLLSEEGGEKISRRSVLQGAGMIALAGLAYKPSQALAAAAPRVFRPPGAVRDEEFLAKCLRCGKCIEVCPDKTLLSAHLDQGLNLGTPYFIPRRVPCSLCMECPDVCPSGALVPLGMREVKIGIAEIDKNRCYAYQDDVCRSCYNSCPLIDEAIKMEGFQYPVVDPEICTGCGICEYVCVMEYPAIQIKRMM, from the coding sequence ATGCTTAAAACTTCTTGGAATCGGTGTCGGCGCATTGTTCAAGTAAGCATGATCTTAATCTTTCTATTACCCCTTATGGGAATTTACCAGGTCATTGGGACATTGAGTTCCAGCAGGATTCTCGGTTTGACGCTAACAGATCCATTTGCTTTTTTAGAAATCCTATTGGCATCAAAAGCCGTCACAATTACTTTCCTGATGAGTGCACTGTTAATTGTCGGGATCTATCTGTTCTTAGGGAAAGTTTTCTGCAGTTGGATTTGTCCTATAGGGTTCCTGATTGAAGGCGTTGATGCTCTAAAGAAGAAATGGAAATGGTTGACACGAATACAGCTTAAAAAAGCTGTCACTCATGAACAAAAGCAATATTATTGGGCCTTACCTTTCTTTCTGGTGCTTAGTTTGGTTGTAGGGATTCCTATATTTCAGACTCTATCCCCTTTAGGTATCCTTTATAGGACCTTTTTGTTCGGGTTAGGGCTGGAAGCTTTTCTTATCCTGATGATCATCCTATTGGAGCTGGCAGGATACAGGCGTGGTTGGTGCAGGACGCTTTGTCCAATCGGGGTGTTTTATGCGCTAGGCTCTCGCTGGAGCCCCATCAAGGTTCGTTGCGATACGGATAAGTGTGTACAATGCTTTAAATGTGTAAAGGCATGTAATTATACTGCTGAAAGTTTGAAAAGTACTATCACAAGCACAAGCGAATTTTGTGTTTCGAGTCTATGTACCCGATGCGGACGTTGCATTGATAGTTGTTCAAGCGGAGCTCTGCAATTTTCTCTGCAACCTGTTGCAGATCTACTTTCGGAAGAGGGAGGGGAAAAAATATCCCGGAGGAGTGTTCTCCAAGGGGCAGGAATGATTGCTCTGGCAGGATTGGCCTATAAACCTTCTCAGGCTCTTGCTGCCGCTGCTCCCAGGGTTTTTCGCCCGCCGGGTGCAGTTAGGGATGAAGAGTTTTTGGCTAAGTGTTTGCGCTGTGGCAAATGTATTGAAGTTTGCCCGGATAAGACCTTATTAAGTGCGCATCTCGATCAAGGATTAAATCTTGGAACCCCTTATTTTATTCCCCGTCGAGTACCCTGCTCACTGTGCATGGAATGTCCTGATGTGTGTCCCAGTGGTGCCCTTGTACCTTTGGGCATGCGAGAAGTAAAAATCGGTATTGCCGAAATTGATAAAAACCGATGTTATGCTTATCAGGATGATGTATGCCGCTCCTGTTACAACAGTTGCCCGTTGATTGACGAAGCGATTAAGATGGAAGGATTTCAATATCCGGTGGTTGATCCGGAGATCTGTACAGGATGTGGAATCTGTGAGTATGTTTGTGTGATGGAATACCCGGCTATTCAGATTAAACGGATGATGTAG